In one window of Cryptococcus neoformans var. neoformans JEC21 chromosome 7 sequence DNA:
- a CDS encoding mitotic spindle assembly -related protein, putative, whose product MNGDPPAEEDFSQIPLVERSQHKNWKARLSAYNDVISGSAKTASDTDPFFQPFVNDGALLKKWCLDANAVAQEKGIEAVLAIVQYSGESSARLRPEVVPAIVEKALGSARAGTKKKGMDLCAMFVEIENGGEGVMNDVLEGLGAKLPKAVAGAVTCLKDIVESFGVPTMGNIKPLLKSLSKIFGHSDKNVRAEGSSLSIVLYTYLGPALLPALSDLKPVQMTELQKSFELMDAEGKGAGSGKPTRFTRKVQREREAVEDAGGDEEVGADEADGQAEEPFDPTSLLDPVDVLALFPSDLELRLSSTKWKDRLESLEECNKILTDPRNAKILDSNADAYGPLVQTLGTKCKSDANVNVVMEACKVIEGLARGLGKSFGRHRGVVMPGMMERLKERKASVVEALGKALDAVFSTTTLQDIAEDVLTSLKSKNPQVKEGTLKFLHRSLQTTLDAPGKDQIKPLAEALVSLLGDSAEPVRSTAAECLGTMMKILGERAFNPYVENIQEIQMAKVKDAFGRAQIKYRPGGTKKPAAGPRPVAVPSRKPASSKPPAPPSSPPIKASGKFGGGKDDLIQEFASPQRAPPARFARPGVVKSAAVPPSSPPIKSVPKTDEENVVVNDMAPPKRGPPARFAKPGSTKPAAAAAPAPSQRAAPAAAPPASRTASAAGKSGPVKTLTSSPNDPIKFKFSPEDAAAQASDLIPSEFASKFSDSAWKVRLEAADEMIKWVEEEGAEKVDAEIILRFLGKNPGWSEKNFQVSAKIFQVIQIVAQKSPTFGKPVAALAVGPLTDKLGDMKLKKPSGDTLSTFAERISLAFVLAQGYEPMSKQKAPKAQADGLLWIKQQLIDFGIAGIPLKDLISFVKTALGSPNAQVRQSATQVLITIRIAVGADISGFLEDLNPQLLSTINSEFDKVSSQSPPEPVKDQVDLKEVAAVPGKGGKGGGGSDPLDDLIPRVDLDKLVASTNVIAGSKSDAWKVRKEGFEALNSILEVKSNSRLKPNMGEIGGVLKKAMADTNLSVKLLALGIISKISVGMGQPFDKYLRLLTPAVASVCADQKATTRTAALNTLTAMADSVGGLDGLYGGLGAALETANPALRSSVLGWLAERLQNEPPSSSADMSPLAGPVIHCLEDRNGDVRKGAAAVLPYVVSCAGFDYVMDQTSNLKPASKATIVPLINNARANAPSSTALSSAGANGAALAAPAPKSIVATKTATPSMARVRAGAARTVPGSPGTATGPSVLKSSGMPARSLAMKALSSVPSSRPLSSLNHSDDRPNGLPKSRIAVPRPISATSQAASSAASSLPSASKIIPFLNSASEGRAARLKRDTARWVLDPSPKASADLYEYLHHQMESQVAPELLSLLFSKDHRAEEDFMAGLAMIRELYDQQTCGSFGLDDHEIESLQLANVDMALKYAALKLLVNNTQLANRCLEVIIHVVETMTRLNQRFSDAEAKLFVPALVFKLGDPKFVSKLAPIFEALDKVIAASQVVALLVQYGLEDKSAGKTCKNESLSLIEKTYRKRGSILRTRDDRNFFETLAKCISDSATRNAALTVMALIQLQGESKSLHAVLEAMPSSSKDMLANRRATMATGKTSGHGQTLAKTSVDLASQGDVSSPRLRRPAGLSQPRINQIPSSSNSNSNSGSTESSPKSISRATSSPTTKVTRTITDSPSQSRTIQPPSGLSRPLAVPPSRLQRPTDVFGVGNNNATTSARPTALQPLGRPPAARNSANNRSSGPTVIEAINDIRHDDLDKCVDALKTIQSMLSANPDSFVDNVETLADTLMDEMEFSFTPPENLNNPRFFRVVKHLIQSFSGLSSNQTLMRRMSYEQLYAVLNCLSLRLVQADKMGGTIQELSRFINLVLVQCLSTPDRLLVFQVMFRLLLDLTHDFSVSQPSPESERAAHADLVIKCLWKRCKILEDDFRSGRLKPGPILAVLEEFLQGVGPKEYRKRAQQGIALGDMPLRTVKTIIQRLLVYTRDTGLEIYDVLVEQFGDEAASTIVYTYVFRLAGAEVSRPASSNSRSPLLPFSEGADLPISVASEQTSGSAERSSFASPAVVEEDTEIEKMVKNLRSGNQTERLDNLYAFMKANPDKEGEVTAALAAHMTPTFQTYVRRMLELRKNNENPSPAREQPTSPQHSPRPESMPAALKPLPAVARKSLGPRRSSLAINVDKNAPLDDQLAQYKNLFRAQALDSSSRTGSESPATKE is encoded by the exons ATGAACGGAGACCCCCCAGCAGAGGAGGATTTCTCCCAGATCCCACTGGTCGAGCGAAGTCAGCACAAG AATTGGAAAGCCAGGTTATCGGCATACAACGATGTCATTTCAGGCTCAGCGAAGACTGCATCAGATACAGATCCATTCTTTCAACCGTTCGTCAATGATGGAGCTTTATT GAAGAAATGGTGTCTTGACGCGAATGCCGTGGCTCAAGAAAAAGGTATCGAAGCTGTCCTTGCGATTGTCCAGTATAGCGGAGAGTCGAGTGCCAGATTACGGCCAGAAGTGGTCCCAGCCATCGTGGAGAAGGCGCTTGGTTCAGCTAGAGCAGGAACCAAAAAGAAGGGTATGGATCTTTGTGCTATGTTTGTCGAAATCGAAAACGGCGGCGAGGGTGTGATG AATGATGTTCTGGAAGGTTTGGGTGCAAAGCTTCCCAAGGCGGTGGCCGGTGCTGTGACATGCCTGAAAGATATCGTAGA ATCGTTTGGGGTTCCCACGATGGGTAACATCAAGCCTCTACTCAAATCTCTGTCCAAAATATTTGGTCATTCTGACAAGAATGTGAGAGCAGAAGGCAGCTCTCTTTCCATTGTTCTGTATACATATCTCGGacctgctcttctccctgcATTGTCGGACTTGAAACCGGTACAGATGACTGAGCTCCAGAAATCTTTCGAGTTGATGGACGCAGAAGGCAAGGGCGCTGGCTCTGGAAAACCTACACGATTTACTAGGAAAGTGCAAAGGGAGCGAGAGGCTGTTGAGGATGCTGGTGGTGACGAGGAAGTTGGAGCGGATGAAGCTGACGGTCAAGCAGAAGAACCGTTTGATCCTACATCGCTGCTCGACCCTGTAGACGTTCTTGCCTTATTCCCCTCTGATTTGGAGTTGCGACTTTCGTCAACAAAATGGAAAGACAGGCTTGAATCCCTAGAAGAGTGCAACAAGATCCTTACGGACCCCAGGAATGCCAAAATTTTGGATAGCAATGCCGATGCCTACGGTCCTTTAGTCCAAACTTTAGGAACAAAATGCAAGAGTGATGCCAACGTCAATGTCGTCATGGAAGCTTGTAAAGTGATTGAAGGACTAGCAAGGGGTTTGGGCAAGAGCTTTGGGAGGCATAGGGGGGTGGTCATGCCCGGGAtgatggaaaggttgaaggaaaggaaagcgAGTGTTGTGGAAGCGCTCGGCAAGGCTTTGGATGCAGTCTTTTCAACG ACAACCTTGCAGGACATTGCTGAAGACGTCCTCACCTCGCTCAAATCAAAAAATCCCCAAGTCAAGGAGGGCACTCTCAAATTCCTCCATCGCTCTCTCCAAACAACCCTTGACGCTCCCGGGAAAGATCAGATAAAACCTTTGGCTGAAGCTCTGGTCTCCCTTCTAGGAGACAGCGCAGAGCCTGTGCgatcaacagcagcagaatGCTTGGGtacgatgatgaagatttTGGGTGAGAGGGCATTCAATCCCTACGTCGAGAACATACAAGAAATCCAA ATGGCCAAGGTGAAGGATGCGTTCGGAAGAGCACAAATAAAGTACAGACCTGGTGGCACGAAAAAGCCAGCCGCTGGGCCGCGGCCTGTTGCCGTGCCTTCCAGAAAA CCTGCCTCTTCCAAGCCTCCTgcgcctccttcttcacccccTATCAAGGCTTCTGGCAAGTTCGGTGGTGGCAAAGATGACCTCATACAAGAGTTTGCTTCCCCCCAGCGTGCGCCACCTGCCCGTTTCGCCCGACCAGGA GTCGTCAAATCTGCTGCTGTgcctccatcttcaccacctATCAAATCAGTACCTAAAACTGATGAGGAAAACGTTGTCGTGAACGATATGGCACCCCCTAAACGAGGGCCGCCAGCGCGATTCGCCAAGCCGGGG TCTACGAAGCCCGCTGCTGCGGCAGCACCAGCTCCTTCCCAACGCGCGGCCCCGGCAGCCGCTCCGCCTGCCTCCAGAACTGCCTCCGCCGCAGGTAAATCTGGACCAGTTAAGACCCTTACATCATCTCCCAACGATCCCATCAAATTCAAGTTTTCTCCTGAAGATGCTGCCGCTCAAGCATCAGATCTCATCCCTTCCGAATTTGCTTCCAAATTCAGCGACAGTGCATGGAAGGTTAGGTTAGAAGCTGCAGATGAGATGATTAAgtgggtggaagaagagggcgcGGAAAAGGTGGATGCGGAGATTATCCTGAGATTCCTTGGTAAGAACCCTGGATGGAGCGAGAAGAATTTCCAGGTATCAGCCAAGATATTTCAGGTCATTCAGATAGTCGCCCAGAAATCGCCCACCTTCGGAAAGCCTGTCGCCGCATTGGCCGTTGGCCCGCTCACTGATAAGCTGGGTGACATGAAGCTCAAGAAGCCTTCTGGCGACACTTTATCCACATTTGCCGAAAGAATCTCTCTCGCTTTTGTCCTCGCCCAAGGCTATGAACCTATGTCCAAACAAAAGGCTCCCAAAGCTCAAGCCGATGGACTGCTATGGATAAAGCAGCAGCTGATCGATTTCGGTATCGCCGGAATCCCTCTAAAAGATCTGATCAGCTTTGTAAAGACGGCTCTAGGGTCACCAAACGCACAGGTCAGACAGAGCGCAACGCAGGTCTTGATCACAATCAGGATTGCTGTTGGCGCTG ATATATCTGGTTTCCTTGAGGACTTGAATCCTCAACTTCTTTCCACCATCAATTCTGAATTTGACAAAGTATCGTCCCAATCCCCTCCGGAACCAGTCAAAGATCAAGTCGACCTTAAAGAAGTAGCTGCCGTTCCTGGAAAAGGCGGTAAAGGTGGTGGCGGTAGTGATCCCTTGGATGATTTGATCCCTAGAGTCGACCTGGACAAACTTGTAGCCTCTACAAATGTTATTGCGGGGTCCAAGAGCGATGCCTGGAAAGTACGGAAGGAAGGGTTCGAAGCTCTCAACAGCATCTTAGAGGTCAAATCGAACTCCAGACTGAAGCCTAACATGG GTGAAATTGGTGGCGTGTTGAAAAAGGCCATGGCGGATACGAATCTTTCGGTCAAGCTTCTAGCCCTCGGCATCATCTCCAAGATTTCCGTCGGCATGGGCCAACCTTTCGATAAGTATCTCAGACTTCTCACTCCCGCTGTCGCCAGCGTCTGCGCGGATCAAAAAGCGACCACTCGAACGGCAGCACTTAATACACTGACAGCCATGGCGGACTCTGTTGGGGGATTAGATGGGTTATACGGGGGCTTAGGGGCTGCCCTCGAAACTGCCAATCCTGCTCTTCGGTCATCCGTACTTGGTTGGCTTGCCGAACGACTCCAAAACGAGcccccttcttcgtcggcCGACATGAGTCCCCTCGCAGGACCTGTCATCCATTGCCTGGAAGATCGCAATGGAGACGTCAGGAAGGGCGCCGCCGCCGTTCTGCCGTACGTAGTAAGCTGTGCTGGATTCGATTATGTCATGGATCAAACTTCAAATCTCAAGCCAGCATCGAAAGCCACGATTGTCCCACTTATCAATAACGCGCGCGCCAatgctccttcatcaacagcATTATCCTCTGCGGGCGCCAACGGTGCAGCATTAGCTGCGCCGGCGCCCAAGTCCATTGTAGCGACAAAAACCGCGACGCCATCAATGGCTAGGGTCCGGGCTGGAGCGGCTAGAACAGTTCCAGGTAGCCCTGGGACGGCGACAGGTCCATCCGTACTCAAATCTTCAGGAATGCCAGCTCGTTCCCTTGCAATGAAAGCATTGTCATCTGTTCCCTCATCAAGGCCATTATCATCATTGAACCACAGCGATGATAGGCCCAACGGTCTACCGAAATCGAGAATAGCCGTTCCGCGACCTATTTCTGCTACATCCCAagcagcttcttctgcggcatcttctcttccctctgcTTCTAAAATTATCCCATTTCTCAACAGTGCATCTGAGGGAAGGGCTGCAAGGTTGAAAAGGGATACTGCTCGTTGGGTCCTTGATCCTTCACCTAAAGCCTCAGCTGATCTTTACGAATATTTGCATCATCAAATGGAATCGCAAGTTGCTCCGGAACTCCTATCCTTACTCTTTAGCAAAGACCATCGAGCCGAGGAAGATTTTATGGCAGGCTTAGCCATGATCCGCGAGCTTTACGATCAGCAGACTTGCGGAAGCTTTGGTTTAGATGATCACGAGATTGAAAGTCTTCAGCTTGCCAACGTTGACATGGCGCTCAAATACGCGGCTTTGAAGCTTTTGGTTAACAACACGCAACTTGCTAACAGGTGTTTGGAAGTGATCATCCACGTGGTGGAAACGATGACGAGATTGAATCAAAGATTTTCTGACGCCGAAGCGAAGTTATTCGTTCCAGCGCTTGTATTTAAG CTGGGAGATCCCAAATTTGTCTCTAAACTCGCGCCTATTTTCGAGGCTCTCGACAAAGTCATCGCTGCGTCTCAAGTCGTTGCGCTACTTGTTCAGTACGGTCTAGAGGACAAATCTGCTGGGAAAACGTGTAAGAACGAATCATTGTCGTTGATTGAGAAGACATACAGGAAGAGAGGTTCGATTTTGAGGACCAGGGACGATAGAAATTTCTTTGAGACCCTGGCCAAGTGCATATCTGATAGTGCGACCAGAAACGCAGCTCTCACCGTCATGGC TTTAATCCAGCTTCAAGGAGAATCCAAGAGCCTGCACGCGGTATTGGAGGCCATGCCGTCTTCTTCTAAAGACATGCTCGCGAATAGGAGAGCAACTATGGCGACAGGGAAAACTAGCGGACATGGGCAGACTCTTGCCAAAACATCCGTCGATCTTGCATCGCAAGGCGACGTATCGTCTCCACGACTTAGAAGACCGGCTGGCTTATCTCAACCCCGAATCAATCAAATTCCCTCCAGCTCTAATTCTAATTCTAACTCTGGCTCTACAGAAAGCTCGCCGAAGTCTATTTCAAGGGCGACATCTTCGCCTACTACCAAGGTTACTAGAACGATAACCGACTCTCCTTCCCAAAGCAGAACCATCCAGCCTCCATCAGGACTATCTCGGCCGTTAGCAGTGCCTCCAAGCAGGTTGCAGCGCCCTACAGACGTTTTCGGGGTTGGCAATAACAATGCTACGACATCTGCTCGTCCAACTgctcttcaacctcttgGTCGCCCTCCTGCAGCCAGAAATTCTGCCAACAATCGTAGCTCTGGTCCCACTGTTATAGAAGCCATTAATGACATCCGGCACGACGATTTGGACAAGTGTGTCGACGCGCTGAAAACTATTCAAAGTATGCTCAGTGCAAACCCGGATTCTTTTGTGGACAACGTCGAAACCCTTGCAGATACTCTGATGGACGAAATGGAGTTCTCTTTTACGCCTCCGGAAAATCTCAACAATCCTCGATTCTTCCGGGTAGTCAAGCATCTCATCCAGTCATTTTCTGGCTTGTCGTCTAATCAGACTTTGATGCGTCGTATGAGTTACGAACAACTATATGCTGTCTTGAACTGTCTCTCATTGAGACTCGTACAAGCGGACAAGATGGGAGGCACCATTCAAGAGCTTTCGCGATTTATCAACCTCGTCCTTGTCCAATGTCTCTCCACTCCTGACCGCCTTTTAGTCTTCCAAGTCATGTTTCGGCTGCTTCTTGACCTCACCCACGATTTCTCCGTCTCTCAACCCAGTCCCGAGTCAGAACGTGCTGCGCACGCTGACCTTGTAATCAAGTGTCTCTGGAAACGGTGTAAGATTTTGGAGGATGATTTCAGGTCAGGAAGACTGAAACCCGGGCCGATTTTGGCGGTTTTGGAAGAGTTTTTGCAGGGCGTGGGACCCAAAGAATACAGGAAGAGGGCCCAGCAAGGGATCGCTTTAGGAGATATGCCTCTGAGAACAGTAAAGACAATCATACAAAGATTACTAG TATACACAAGAGATACGGGATTGGAGATCTACGACGTTTTGGTGGAACAATTCGGTGACGAGGCCGCTTCAACCATTGTCTATACATACGTCTTCCGATTAG CTGGGGCCGAAGTCTCCCGACCTGCGTCCTCTAACTCTCGAAGCCCCTTGCTGCCATTTAGCGAAGGTGCAGATCTGCCTATATCCGTCGCAAGTGAGCAGACGTCGGGCTCAGCTGAACGATCAAGCTTTGCATCACCAgcagtggtggaggaggacacAGAGATTGAGAAAATGGTCAAAAACCTAAGAAGCGGCAATCAGACGGAG cGCCTGGATAATCTGTACGCGTTCATGAAAGCCAACCCtgacaaggaaggagaagtcACTGCAGCGTTAGCAGCGCACATGACTCCGACTTTCCAGACGTATGTCAGGAGAATGCTTGAATTGCGTAAAAACAATGAGAATCCAT CCCCCGCCCGTGAGCAGCCAACTTCTCCTCAACACTCTCCTCGCCCTGAATCCATGCCGGCTGCTCTTAAGCCTCTTCCTGCCGTTGCCCGTAAATCTCTTGGCCCCCGCCGGTCCAGCTTGGCCATCAATGTTGACAAAAATGCTCCTCTGGATGACCAGCTTGCACAATATAAGAATCTCTTCAGAGCACAGGCCCTGGACAGTTCGTCCAGGACTGGATCTGAATCACCAGCAACTAAAGAATGA
- a CDS encoding uridine kinase, putative, with product MEQPAGYRTPRPQKHSVYDPTQPRSKNQVLISHGRAPWYGPDGKNIEAYVVGIAGGSASGKTSVARAILSALNYIPTVLILSQDSFYNAHSPEEVELAFKNDLDLDHPDAIDMTLFAQCIKDLKQGKATEIPVYSFHHHQRMSEKKYIYGASVIIVEGIMALQSAELRELYDLKVFVNCDSDLMLARRIKRDVKERGRDVEGILDQYLRFVKSSYDTFVQPSSRYADIIVPGSSNQLAIELLVSHIKRQLESRSLRFRRVLADIGENRGSSTPSVEKFDKQIVLLEQSNQLRGIMTILRDRTTCREEFIFHIDRLSTIIVEKALTLIPCEPKVVKTPNKNVYKGVSQTKNLVGVSILRSGLPFSQGLRRVIRDVPIGGILIQSDPKTGEPLLLKSDLPHCLRSRKTNGDVRCLLLDSQMGTGAAAMMAIRVLLDHGISQNRIIFLTYLISRSASYSVLRAFPNIQIVTAAIDPGLDEVKISYMPGSLIIGEAAGEGDFAIRLVDQLGHEEDGKRDNVKDLLKTDEELAADGFKMNILKGTEELKFSRKHKRTYSSTGEKRAWVISPGMGHVGDRYYLV from the exons ATGGAACAGCCAGCAGGGTATCGCACTCCCAGACCACAGAAACACTCCGTCTATGACCCCACGCAGCCTCGGAGCAAAAACCAGGTCCTGATATCCCACGGACGGGCTCCCTGGTATGGCCCTGATGGCAAGAATATCGAGGCATACGTGGTGGGTATTGCCGGAGGTAGTGCGTCCGGAAAG ACGTCTGTAGCACGCGCTATCCTTTCGGCCCTCAACTACATTCCCACGGTTCTTATCTTGTCCCAGGACTCGTTTTACAATGCTCATTCCCCAGAAGAGGTCGAACTGGCTTTCAAAAATGACTTGGACCTTG ACCATCCCGACGCCATTGACATGACGCTGTTCGCTCAG TGCATCAAGGACCTGAAGCAAGGCAAAGCTACAGAG ATCCCCGTCTACTctttccatcatcatc AACGTATGTCGGAGAAAAAATATATCTACGGTGCAAGCGTCATTATTGT GGAAGGTATCATGGCGCTTCAATCTGCAGAATTGAGGGAATTGTACGACCTCAAGGTCTTCGTA AACTGCGATTCAGATCTCATGCTAGCAAGACGTATAAAGCGAGATGTCAAGGAGCGAGGGCGTGATGTGGAAGGTATCCTCGACCAG TATTTGCGGTTTGTTAAAAGTAGCTACGATACTTTTGTCCAGCCCTCATCACGCTATGCCGATATA ATCGTTCCCGGGTCTTCAAATCAACTTGCCATCGAACTTCTTGTCTCGCATATCAAGCGCCAGCTCGAGTCTCGTTCTCTTCGGTTCCGTAGAGTGCTAGCCGATATTGGTGAAAATCGCGGCAGCAGCACTCCCTCAGTGGAAAAATTTGACAAGCAGATTGTTTTGCTTGAGCAAAGTAACCAGCTGCGT GGTATCATGACAATACTTCGCGATCGCACCACTTGTCGAGAGGAgttcatcttccatatcGATCGTTTATCAACCATCATCGTGGAGAAAGCCCTTACACTTATTCCCTGTGAGCCCAAGGTTGTGAAAACACCGAATAAAAATGTCTACAAAGGTGTTTCCCAGACCAAA AACCTTGTGGGGGTATCCATTCTCCGCTCTGGtcttccattctctcaAGGTCTTCGTCGAGTCATCCGTGATGTGCCTATCGGCGGTATACTCATCCAGTCCGATCCCAAGACTGGCGAGCCATTGTTATTGAAAAGTGATCTCCCTCATTGCTTGAGATCGCGGAAGACAAATGGAGATGTCAGATGTTTGCTGTTGGATTCGCAGATGGGTACGGGTGCGGCTGCTA TGATGGCCATTCGCGTACTCCTTGACCATGGCATTTCTCAGAACCGTATCATATTCCTTACATACCTCATCTCTCGCTCAGCCTCATATTCTGTCCTCCGCGCATTCCCTAATATTCAGATCGTTACGGCGGCTATTGACCCCGGTCTGGACGAGGTGAAGATTTCCTACATGCCAGGAAGTCTCATTATTGGCGAGGCGGCTGGTGAGGGTGATTTCGCGATCAGGCTAGTCGATCAGTTAGGACATGAAGAGGACGGGAAGAGGGATAATGTGAAAGATCTGTTGAAGACGGATGAGGAGCTGGCTGCGGATGGTTTCAAGATGAACATCTTGAAGGGAACAGAGGAACTGAAATTTTCTAGAAAGCATAAAAGGACATATTCATCAacaggagagaagagggcatGGGTCATTTCCCCAG GCATGGGCCATGTTGGAGATCGGTATTACCTCGTTTGA